In Aspergillus fumigatus Af293 chromosome 2, whole genome shotgun sequence, a genomic segment contains:
- a CDS encoding SGNH/GDSL hydrolase family protein, protein MSNGTAQSAEEALYKPYDQFILFGDSITQMSSDQSMGFGFQPALQDAYHRRLDVINRGFGGYSTAHAVKVFPKFFPKPETATVRFMTIFFGANDAAVPGHYQHVPVETYKENLKKIIQHPATVAQNPRILILTPPPVNEYQLEEFDIAKNTPHPSRTVKQTKLYAEAAREVAASLGVAVVDLWTTFMTAAGWKEGEPLIGSRDAPNNEKLQSFFTDGLHFTGDGYRLMYEEVMKTITAKWPDQAPEALEMVFPAWMEAPK, encoded by the exons ATGTCTAACGGGACAGCCCAATCGGCCGAGGAGGCCTTGTATAAGCCGTACGACCAGTTCATCCTGTTTGGAGACTCGATTACGCAAATGTCTTCAGATCAAAGTATGGGGTTCGGTTTCCAGCCTGCTCTTCAGGATG CCTACCACCGCCGCTTGGACGTGATCAATCGCGGGTTTGG CGGTTATTCCACCGCGCATGCGGTCAAGGTCTTTCCCAAGTTCTTCCCCAAACCAGAGACGGCTACTGTTCGGTTTATG ACAATATTTTTCGGAGCAAATGATGCGGCTGTCCCTGGACACTACCAGCACGTCCCAGTGGAGACCTACAAAGAAAATCTGAAGAAAATCATCCAGCACCCGGCGACAGTTGCTCAGAACCCCAGGATACTGATCCTGACCCCGCCACCGGTGAACGAATACCAACTGGAAGAATTCGATATCGCAAAGAACACACCTCATCCCAGCAGGACGGTCAAGCAGACCAAGCTGTATGCGGAGGCCGCCCGCGAGGTCGCCGCCTCGCTAGGGGTTGCAGTGGTAGATCTCTGGACTACGTTCATGACTGCGGCTGGTTGGAAAGAGGGAGAACCTCTGATCGGGTCCAGAGACGCTCCTAACaatgagaagctgcagagTTTCTTCACGGATG GATTGCATTTTACCGGCGACGGGTATCGGCTCATGTATGAGGAAGTGATGAAGACCATCACAGCCAAGTGGCCTGATCAAGCCCCCGAGGCGCTCGAGATGGTCTTTCCTGCGTGGATGGAGGCTCCCAAATGA
- a CDS encoding translation initiation factor eIF5, giving the protein MATVNIRRDVTDPFYRYKMERLQSKIEGKGNGIKTVVVNLNSVAQSLSRPPSYVIKYFGFELGAQANAKPTDDRWIINGAHDAAKLQDYLDGFIAKFVLCKKCKNPETDVIIKDDKIILDCKACGQRTDVDPRLKLSTFILRDRASTKGGKKDKAARRARKNKKAEEGTNGDNVSPGDSNSDNGEVEDVALEANSDDELTRRIKTEAEALEAEKDIEDDEWAVDVSEEAVKARAKELPDDLKRSLVLEDVDEDGEPDGPSAYDLLGSWILETASENGGVSAVSDVDIYKKAKEFGIENKHKTVAVLAQTIFDEKIVKQIPARAAFLKKMITSERHEKAFLGGTERFLGKDHPELISLVPAVLLGYYQHDLVSEDVLKAWGSKASKKYVDLATSRKVRKAAEPFLDWLENAESDDEESEDDE; this is encoded by the coding sequence ATGGCTACCGTCAACATTCGTCGTGATGTCACCGATCCTTTCTATCGTTACAAGATGGAGCGCCTCCAGTCCAAGATTGAAGGCAAGGGTAACGGTATTAAGACTGTGGTCGTCAACCTGAACTCGGTCGCTCAGTCTTTGAGCCGTCCTCCATCTTATGTGATCAAGTACTTCGGATTTGAACTAGGTGCTCAGGCTAACGCCAAGCCCACCGATGATCGCTGGATTATCAACGGCGCCCATGATGCTGCCAAGCTTCAGGATTACCTCGATGGCTTCATCGCCAAGTTTGTGCTTTGCAAGAAATGTAAGAATCCTGAAACggatgtcatcatcaaggacgaCAAGATCATCCTTGACTGCAAGGCCTGTGGTCAGCGCACCGATGTTGATCCCCGTTTGAAGCTGAGCACCTTCATTCTCCGCGACCGTGCTTCTACCAAGGGagggaagaaggacaaggccgCCAGAAGAGCCCGCAAGAATaagaaggccgaggagggTACCAACGGTGACAATGTCAGCCCTGGAGACAGCAACTCCGACAACGGTGAAGTCGAGGATGTTGCCTTGGAAGCCAATAGCGACGATGAACTCACTCGCCGTATCAAGACCGAGGCTGAGGCCCTAGAGGCCGAGAAAGACATTGAAGACGACGAATGGGCTGTTGACGTTTCTGAGGAGGCCGTCAAGGCTCGTGCCAAGGAGCTGCCTGACGATTTGAAGCGTTCCCTCGTCcttgaggatgttgatgaagacggGGAGCCTGATGGACCGTCTGCCTACGATCTGCTTGGCAGCTGGATTCTCGAGACTGCATCTGAAAATGGCGGCGTCTCTGCCGTTAGTGATGTCGACATCtacaagaaggccaaggagttCGGCATTGAGAACAAGCACAAGACTGTTGCTGTCCTTGCTCAGACCATCTTCGATGAGAAAATTGTCAAACAGATTCCCGCCCGCGCTGCTttcctgaagaagatgatcactTCTGAGCGCCACGAGAAGGCCTTCCTCGGCGGTACCGAGCGTTTTCTTGGCAAGGATCACCCTGAGCTGATCTCTCTGGTCCCCGCCGTCCTCCTGGGTTATTATCAGCACGACCTTGTCTCCGAGGATGTGCTCAAGGCATGGGGTTCCAAGGCCAGCAAGAAGTACGTCGACCTGGCGACCAGCAGGAAGGTTCGCAAGGCTGCTGAACCGTTCCTTGACTGGCTTGAGAATGCTGAgagcgatgacgaggaaagcgaggatgacgaaTAA
- a CDS encoding bifunctional hydroxyethylthiazole kinase/thiamine-phosphate diphosphorylase: protein MALDLSVYLVTDSTPAILKGRDLCTVVEEALKGGVTIVQYRDKTSDTGALIQTAKELHKITKAYGVPLLINDRVDVALAVGAEGVHLGQDDMYIEEAKKLLPKDAIIGISASSVEEAQRAIEAGADYLGIGTMFATPTKTNTKHILGTAGTQAILDAISDSSRNVGTVAIGGIKLSNVQRVIYQSKAPRKGLDGVAIVSAIMAADDPRAAAEEFVKRINNPPSFAWEPKAPRANEAAALAEEVAQIVQKMVKAQPLVHNMINYVVANFVANVALAIGASPIMSPYGEEAVDLAKFDGALVINMGTLSRESIPNYLQAIKSYNERGNPVVYDPVGAAATHIRRGAVKELMSGGYFDLIKGNEGEIKQVSGSRNAVQRGVDSGPSTLDGQEKARLARDLARRERNVVLLTGAVDYLSDGERVIAVENGHEFLGQVTGTGCAVGMVSGCFLAVHPSDKLLAVLSGLLMYEIAAENAASKDYVRGPGSFVPAFLDELYAIRQAALKGDDSWFSGRAKIQEIKL from the exons ATGGCTTTAGATTTATCAGTATACCTGGTCACAGATTCGACTCCAGCCATTCTTAAAGGCCGGGATCTGTGCACTGTGGTAGAAGAAGCGTTGAAAGGAG GCGTGACTATCGTTCAATATAGAGACAAAACGAGCGACACAGGGGCTTTGATTCAAACAGCGAAAGAGCTGCACAAAATCACCAAAGCTTATGGAGTCCCACTGTTGATCAACGATCGTGTAGATGTCGCCCTCGCTGTTGGGGCAGAAGGCGTCCATCTCGGGCAAGACGATATGT ACATCGAGGAGGCGAAAAAACTGCTTCCAAAAGATGCCATCATCGGAATCAGTGCGTCGTCCGTTGAAGAGGCCCAGCGAGCCATCGAGGCGGGTGCCGATTACCTGGGTATCGGAACCATGTTCGCAACGCCGAC TAAAACGAACACAAAACACATCCTCGGAACCGCGGGCACGCAGGCGATTCTTGACGCTATTTCCGACTCGAGTCGAAATGTCGGGACCGTCGCCATCGGCGGTATTAAGCTTTCGAACGTTCAACGTGTGATCTACCAGTCCAAAGCGCCCAGGAAGGGACTGGATGGCGTCGCTATCGTCAGTGCCATCATGGCAGCTGACGACCCACGCGCTGCAGCCGAGGAGTTTGTCAAGCGTATCAACAACCCACCTAGCTTTGCATGGGAGCCCAAGGCACCTCGAGCGAACGAAGCTGCGGCATTGGCCGAAGAGGTGGCTCAAATTGTTCAGAAGATGGTTAAGGCACAGCCCTTGGTCCATAACATGATCAACTACGTTGTGGCCAATTTTGTTGCCAATGTTGCTCTCGCGAT AGGCGCTTCCCCGATCATGTCACCATacggtgaagaagcagtcgACCTGGCCAAATTCGACGGAGCTCTTGTCATCAATATGGGAACCTTGTCGCGCGAAAGTATACCGAACTACCTCCAAGCCATCAAATCTTACAACGAACGCGGAAATCCTGTGGTCTACGACCCCGTTGGCGCTGCTGCGACCCATATCCGGCGTGGGGCCGTCAAGGAGCTTATGAGCGGGGGTTACTTTGATCTTATCAAGGGGAACGAAGGAGAAATTAAACAGGTGTCAGGAAGCCGTAATGCGGTTCAGCGCGGCGTGGACAGCGGACCAAGCACTCTTGACGGTCAAGAGAAGGCCAGATTGGCCCGCGACCTAGCCAGAAGAGAGC GAAACGTCGTCCTTTTGACCGGCGCCGTCGACTATCTAAGCGACGGCGAGCGTGTGATCGCTGTCGAGAATGGCCATGAATTCCTTGGACAAGTCACCGGC ACTGGGTGTGCCGTGGGAATGGTATCCGGCTGCTTCCTGGCTGTACACCCCTCCGACAAGCTCCTGGCCGTTCTGTCGGGTCTCCTGATGTATGAGATTGCGGCGGAAAACGCCGCGTCAAAGGACTACGTCCGTGGACCAGGAAGCTTCGTCCCGGCTTTCCTGGACGAGCTCTACGCCATCCGGCAAGCAGCTCTAAAGGGTGATGACAGCTGGTTCTCCGGACGGGCAAAGATCCAAGAGATCAAACTATAG
- a CDS encoding putative MFS transporter, translating to MRSIEMAEDVRPPSAPDTKDILHSEKTDSACLEKAEDFHATDAEIAAASLSVSHKEYLIERHGTLDLDPIPSPSNADPYNWPLWKKVLNLVLVAFHACMATLTAASITPAYEDIAIEFGKSVQSASYLTSLQIAILGGAPLFWKPLSNRFGRRPIFLLSLIISLICNVGCAKSPTYGSMAACRALVAFFISPAAAIGSAVVTETFFKKERAKYMGVWTLMVTLGVPVGPLIFGFVAYRVGYRWIYWVLAIVNGVQFILYLFFGPETLYLGGSEESLSADFKSQYLSFRRIDSTPLRPSEFYHPLTLVKHARVFLPAIVYAMVFLFGSVLITVEVPQLLQLKFGLNAEQLGLQFLGVIIGSILGEQVGGSLSDFWMNHRARRIQRRPEPEYRLWLTYPGVILTIVGVIVFLVCTQQALEGHWVVSPIVGTAIAAFGNQLVTTTVITYAVDNYPQDSGSVGVFITFVRQMWGFIGPFWFPDMFTNVGVAASSAVTSSLLFVLSFLFTVLLHVMGKKWRNAS from the exons ATGCGCTCCATCGAAATGGCGGAGGACGTCCGGCCGCCTTCAGCCCCGGACACCAAGGATATACTTCACTCAGAGAAAACAGACAGCGCATGTCTTGAGAAAGCAGAAGATTTTCATGCTACAGACGCGGAGATTGCCGCTGCCAGTCTTTCTGTATCTCACAAAGAATATTTGATTGAACGCCATGGAACTCTGGACCTGGATCCTATTCCAAGCCCATCAAATGCCGATCCATACAACTGGCCTCTCTGGAAG AAAGTGCTCAATCTAGTCCTCGTGGCATTCCATGCTTGCATGGCAACCCTGACAGCGGCATCCATTACGCCAGCATACGAAGACATCGCCATCGAATTTGGAAAGTCGGTACAGAGCGCCAGCTATCTCACGTCTCTCCAGATTGCAATTCTGGGTGGAGCTCCTTTGTTCTGGAAGCCATTGTCAAACCGGTTTGGACGTCGGCCCATCTTTCTCCTGTCTTTGATTATCAGCTTGATCTGCAATGTCGGCTGTGCCAAGAGCCCTACATATGGATCCATGGCTGCGTGCCGAGCCTTGGTAGCCTTCTTCATATCACCCGCTGCAGCGATTGGAAGTGCTGTTGTGACGGaaaccttcttcaagaaagagagagccaAGTACATGGGCGTGTGGACACTGATGGTCACATTGGGCGTTCCAGTCG GACCGCTTATCTTTGGGTTCGTCGCCTATCGTGTAGGATATCGCTGGATCTACTGGGTCCTTGCCATCGTCAATGGCGTTCAGTTTATTCTCTATCTGTTCTTTGGTCCCGAAACCCTCTACCTGGGTGGCAGTGAGGAGAGTCTTTCTGCAGATTTCAAAAGTCAATACCTATCCTTCCGCCGGATCGACTCTACTCCTCTGAGACCTAGCGAGTTCTACCACCCTCTGACCCTGGTGAAGCATGCCCGCGTGTTTCTTCCTGCAATCGTGTATGCCATGGTCTTCTTGTTCGGTAGCGTGCTTATTACCGTGGAAGttccccagcttctgcaaCTGAAGTTTGGCCTCAACGCCGAGCAACTTGGTCTGCAATTTCTTGGTGTGATCATCGGTTCGATTCTTGGAGAACAAGTTGGAGGCTCTCTATCCGACTTCTGGATGAACCACCGGGCTCGTCGTATTCAGAGAAGACCCGAACCCGAGTATCGTCTCTGGCTCACATACCCCGGCGTCATTCTAACAATCGTTGGGGTGattgtcttccttgtctgcACGCAGCAGGCACTCGAAGGCCACTGGGTTGTCTCTCCTATTGTTGGCACTGCCATTGCAGCTTTTGGCAATCAGCTGGTAACAACGACGGTTATCACCTATGCTGTTGACAACTATCCTCAGGACTCCGGCAGTGTTGGGGTATTTATCACATTCGTCCGGCAGATGTGGGGCTTCATTGGTCCATTCTG GTTTCCCGACATGTTCACTAATGTTGGTGTCGCTGCTAGCTCTGCAGTCACCAGctctcttctttttgtcttAAGCTTTCTTTTCACCGTTCTGCTCCATGTCATGGGAAAGAAATGGCGTAATGCTTCTTAA